The proteins below come from a single Oxyura jamaicensis isolate SHBP4307 breed ruddy duck chromosome 1, BPBGC_Ojam_1.0, whole genome shotgun sequence genomic window:
- the IRS2 gene encoding LOW QUALITY PROTEIN: insulin receptor substrate 2 (The sequence of the model RefSeq protein was modified relative to this genomic sequence to represent the inferred CDS: deleted 2 bases in 1 codon), whose translation LYGYMAMERPPSGRLCYRPCPDPAADRGHRKRTYSLTTPCRQRPPPPQLSSASLDEYTLMRATFAGSAGRLFPSFPAAASPKVTYTPYPEDYGDIEIGSHRSSGSSSTNLGPPAGGGEGGGGGGGGGDDDGYMPMTPGVAAALGRGSRGGDDYMPMSPTSVSAPKQILQPRPGVGGGSPGNGSSYKTSSPGESSPDDSGYMRMWCGSKLSVESSDGRLSNGDYINMSPRDPHHGPQAPSLTPPDFFFAPVGHGAGEPLKPGCYSYSSLPRSYKSQGLAKDSDQYVFMNSPGRMIPEEAVCGTGPSPAGTFAPSSHTVPSPLRHSRTESFLSQRCQRAVRPSRLSLETLRTMLPSMNEHPLPPEPKSPGEYINIDFGDAAVYSPPSLPADSPASSLGSGTGQRRSPLSDYMNIDFGSQSPSQSGTVSVGSLEALSPGSSSSTSQPDGRYLKAAVGVTCLSSPSDGGDYTEMTFGMATTPPQPIVQKPESARVTSPTAGVKRLTLSGVEAFILASPPPDPNRGAKVIRADPQGRRRHSSETFSSTTTVTPVSPSFAHNPKRHNSASVENVSLRKSEGLEEEQGSSPMCRETSAGFQNGLNYIAIDVVDGTLANCDKARSKARHVLKGGINGVETSAYASIDFLSHNLKEASAVKGSTGRWKR comes from the exons CTCTACGGCTACATGGCGATGGAGCGGCCCCCGAGCGGCCGCCTCTGCTACCGGCCCTGCCCCGACCCGGCGGCCGACCGGGGCCACCGCAAGCGGACCTACTCGCTGACCACCCCGTGCCGGCAGAGGCCCCCCCCGCCGCAGCTCTCCTCCGCCTCCCTCGACGAGTACACGCTGATGCGCGCCACCTTCGCCGGCAGCGCCGGCcgcctcttcccctccttccctgccgcGGCATCCCCCAAAGTGACCTACACCCCCTACCCCGAGGACTACGGGGACATCGAGATCGGCTCGCACCGCAGctccggcagcagcagcaccaaccTGGGGCCGCCggcaggggggggggag ggaggaggaggaggcggcggtgGGGGAGATGATGATGGCTACATGCCCATGACCCCCGGCGTGGCCGCGGCCCTCGGGCGGGGGAGCCGGGGAGGAGATGACTACATGCCCATGAGCCCCACCAGCGTGTCCGCCCCCAAGCAGATCCTGCAGCCCCGGCCGGGGGTGGGCGGTGGGTCCCCCGGGAACGGGAGCAGCTACAAGACCAGCTCGCCCGGGGAGAGCTCCCCTGACGACAGCGGCTACATGAGGATGTGGTGTGGCTCCAAGCTGTCCGTGGAGAGCTCAGACGGGAGGCTGAGCAACGGAGACTACATCAATATGTCCCCTCGGGATCCCCACCATGGGCCCCAGGctccctccctcacccccccGGACTTCTTCTTCGCCCCTgtggggcacggggctggcgaGCCCCTCAAGCCTGGCTGCTATTCGTACAGCTCCTTACCCCGCTCCTACAAGAGTCAGGGCCTGGCTAAGGACAGCGACCAGTACGTCTTCATGAACTCCCCGGGGAGGATGATCCCGGAGGAGGCGGTGTGCGGCACGGGTCCCTCCCCGGCCGGCACCTTCGCCCCCTCCAGCCACACGGTGCCTTCGCCCCTGCGGCACAGCCGGACCGAGAGCTTCCTGAGCCAGCGGTGCCAGCGGGCGGTCCGGCCCAGCCGCCTCTCTTTGGAGACCTTGCGGACGATGCTGCCCAGCATGAACGAGCACCCCCTGCCTCCTGAGCCCAAGAGCCCTGGGGAGTACATAAACATCGACTTCGGCGATGCCGCTGTCTATTCTCCCCCCTCGCTGCCCGCCGAcagcccagcctcctccctggGCTCGGGCACGGGGCAGAGGCGCTCCCCTCTCTCCGACTACATGAACATTGACTTCGGTTCGCAGTCGCCCTCCCAGTCAGGCACGGTCTCGGTGGGCTCCTTGGAAGCACTTTCACCAGGCTCTTCTTCCAGCACCAGCCAGCCCGACGGGCGCTACCTGAAAGCGGCTGTGGGGGTGACTTGTTTGTCCAGCCCGTCTGACGGCGGGGATTACACCGAGATGACCTTTGGCATGGCCACCACCCCGCCCCAACCCATCGTTCAGAAGCCAGAAAGTGCCCGGGTCACCAGCCCCACGGCTGGGGTGAAGAGGCTCACCCTCTCGGGGGTGGAGGCTTTCATTCTTGCCAGCCCGCCCCCGGACCCCAACCGCGGGGCCAAGGTCATTCGGGCCGACCCCCAGGGGCGCAGGAGGCACAGCTCGGAAACtttctcctccaccaccacTGTGACCCCAGTGTCCCCCTCCTTTGCACACAACCCCAAAAGGCACAACTCGGCCTCGGTGGAGAACGTGTCCCTCAGGAAAAGCGAAGGcctggaggaggagcagggcagcagccccatgTGCCGGGAGACCTCGGCCGGCTTCCAGAACGGCCTCAACTACATCGCCATCGACGTGGTGGACGGGACCCTGGCAAACTGTGACAAAGCCAGGTCGAAAGCCAGGCACGTCCTGAAAGGAGGTATCAACGGAGTGGAGACGAGCGCCTATGCCAGCATAGACTTTCTGTCTCACAACCTGAAAGAAGCAAGTGCTGTGAAAG GAAGTACAGGAAGATGGAAAAGATGA